Genomic window (Paenibacillus sp. 37):
TTGACACTCATGTTTAGGCGTGCATATAATAGGGGTAACTAAACATATGAATGAGTGCTCATATATTGAATACAATTGAAATATAACATTGTTTTTGTACTGCAAAGGGGAGAATTCACATGGGAACCGGACAGGAACAGGTGAAAAGGGAACTGCTGCTTGATGGGCTGGATTGTGCGAACTGCGCATTGAAGATCGAGAATGGCGTCAAAAAAATTAAGGGCATTAACGAATGCTCTGTTAATTTTGTTACCAAAACATTATCGCTACACACCACTTCCGACTTGGATGAACAGGTAGTGGAAGAAGCAAAACGCAAAGTGCTTCGGCTGGAGCCTCATATTCGCATTTCGGAAAAAGGAAAACAAGTGAACGGACATGTGCACACCCATACAGGGAGTGCAGCTGGTGCGGATAACTACAGTCATGACCATACCGGACCTAATCATGGACATTCACATTCACATGGCAAACACTCGCATACTCATGATCATGGAGATTCGCAGGGCCACGCACATGAGCACGGAAGTCATGCCGGACATGGGCATGATCACAGCCATACCCATGATGATGCCCATGCAGGCCATTCACATGAACATGGTGCAGGACAGACCAAAGTGTTGCTTGCTCGTCTTGCTGCCGGTTCTGTGTTGCTCGCAGCCGCAATCTGGTCCCCGCTGGAGGGCTGGGCGCAATTTACTCTATATGCGCTCGCTTATCTGATTGCCGGGGGAGACATCGTGCTTCAGGCGTCCAAAAACATCATTCGTGGTCAGGTGTTCGATGAATACTTCCTCATGTCCGTCGCTACCCTGGGTGCCTTTGCCATTGGAGAGTATCCGGAAGGGGTAGCGGTCATGCTCTTCTATCAGCTGGGAGAGCTGTTTCAGGGCATGGCGGTTAATCGGTCACGCAAGTCGATTCAGTCACTGATGGACATTCGCCCGGACTATGCGAATATTCTGACGGGTTCGGGTGACGAGACACGGCGGGTATCTCCGGAAGACGTACGGATCGGTGATCGTATTGTCGTGAAAGCAGGAGAGCGAGTACCACTGGATGGTATCGTTCAAGCTGGGCGTTCCATGGTGGACACTTCTGCTCTGACAGGGGAATCCGTACCACGTGAGCTGGAGTCCGGAAGTGATGTACTGAGTGGATTTGTGAACAAAAATGGTATGTTGACGATTGAAGTGACCAAAACGTTTGGTGAATCAACGGTATCCAAGATTTTGGACCTGGTGCAGAACGCGAGCAGCCGAAAAGCGAAAACAGAGCATTTTATTAGTAAATTCGCCCGTTATTACACACCGGTTGTTGTGATCCTTGCAGCTGTGATTGCATTTGTTCCGCCGTTGATACTTAGTGGTGCAACATTTGCCGACTGGATCTATCGTGCATTGGTCTTCCTGGTTATCTCATGTCCTTGTGCGCTGGTCGTTTCTATTCCACTTGGATTCTTTGGTGGTATCGGAGCGGCTTCACGTAACGGGATTCTTGTCAAAGGCAGTAACTATCTTGAAGCATTGAACGATGTGAAAGTCGTCGTTTTTGATAAAACGGGTACACTAACCAAAGGTGTATTCAAAGTAACAGCCATTCGCCCCGAAGGCGGACGCACGGAAGAAGAACTAATGAAGCTGGCAGCCATTGCCGAAGCAAACTCCAATCAT
Coding sequences:
- a CDS encoding heavy metal translocating P-type ATPase; this translates as MGTGQEQVKRELLLDGLDCANCALKIENGVKKIKGINECSVNFVTKTLSLHTTSDLDEQVVEEAKRKVLRLEPHIRISEKGKQVNGHVHTHTGSAAGADNYSHDHTGPNHGHSHSHGKHSHTHDHGDSQGHAHEHGSHAGHGHDHSHTHDDAHAGHSHEHGAGQTKVLLARLAAGSVLLAAAIWSPLEGWAQFTLYALAYLIAGGDIVLQASKNIIRGQVFDEYFLMSVATLGAFAIGEYPEGVAVMLFYQLGELFQGMAVNRSRKSIQSLMDIRPDYANILTGSGDETRRVSPEDVRIGDRIVVKAGERVPLDGIVQAGRSMVDTSALTGESVPRELESGSDVLSGFVNKNGMLTIEVTKTFGESTVSKILDLVQNASSRKAKTEHFISKFARYYTPVVVILAAVIAFVPPLILSGATFADWIYRALVFLVISCPCALVVSIPLGFFGGIGAASRNGILVKGSNYLEALNDVKVVVFDKTGTLTKGVFKVTAIRPEGGRTEEELMKLAAIAEANSNHPIAESIRAAWAKAIPTQGVEGYDEVAGHGIKVSVDGREVLAGNAKLMEQAGISYTTPDTAGTIVHVAEAGTYVGHLIIADEVKDDAAAAIQALKKLGIRKTVMLTGDAKAVGEAVGRELGVDEVYAELLPQDKVERLEQLEAAKSPKEKIVFVGDGINDTPVLARADVGVAMGGLGSDAAIEAADVVIMTDEPSKLASAIRIAKRTRMIVWQNIAFALGVKAIFLLLGVFGIATMWEAVFSDVGVTVLAVLNAMRVLRVKNI